The genomic interval GCTCGAGCCCGATATCACCGGTGAAAGTCGGGCGCATGTTGAGTGAGTCTAGGTCGACCTGTTCTTGCACCTCGCTGGGAAGGGTCGGGCCGTCGCTGCGGAGCAAGCGGCGCAGGTGTTTGAGGAAGTTGTAGAGCTTCTCGAGGTCGACGTCGGTGAACGAGAGCAACTGTGCGAGGAAGGCGTATGTGTTCACGAAATCAGTGATGACCTTGCGCGAAGCGGTCTGTTCGTCCTCATCCAAGTCCTCCCAACGCTCGACCGCAGGCTTGAGGATGGCGTACAGCTTCTCCATCTTCTTGCCGCCGAAGAGTGCCTTGGAGTACGCCTCGACCTCGGAGTCATCGAACAGACCGTAGTCCTTGATTCGCGTCTCGAGATCGTAGAGCAGGTTGGGGTCGGTGCCCTCCGAGAGCATCGTACTCTCATAGTATGGCTGGAAGGACTCGGCGATGCTGTCGGCCTCGTTCACGAAGTCGAGTACCATCGTGTCGTCCTTGCCCGGGTGGATGCGGTTCAAGCGCGAAAGCGTCTGGATTGCGTGGACTCCGCCAAGCTTCT from Actinomycetota bacterium carries:
- a CDS encoding type I restriction endonuclease subunit R is translated as KLGGVHAIQTLSRLNRIHPGKDDTMVLDFVNEADSIAESFQPYYESTMLSEGTDPNLLYDLETRIKDYGLFDDSEVEAYSKALFGGKKMEKLYAILKPAVERWEDLDEDEQTASRKVITDFVNTYAFLAQLLSFTDVDLEKLYNFLKHLRRLLRSDGPTLPSEVQEQVDLDSLNMRPTFTGDIGLERGRGELDPIKKPGEGQKPAEHVEPLSAIIAELNERFGADLTEEDKVTLQHLEDLLHADATLKASIRVNPPETARLAFDTIVQDRLQEIVETNFKLYKRVADDDAFASVLVDWLYDRFRKEVE